A single genomic interval of Arthrobacter globiformis harbors:
- the ctaC gene encoding aa3-type cytochrome oxidase subunit II, producing the protein MSSQNRTGSRRKTITTITGLATAGALVLTGCSPEVEKGWLPTERGTTNHTDRIMDLWVNSWIAALVVGIITWGLIVWCLVAYRRRKGTVGFPRQTSFNLPLEVFYLTIPLFMVLVFFYFTDRDQQAIDDRSQPADVVVDVRGKQWAWDFNYKKGDVITEDVHEAGVQAHLTGEEVDKEKLPTLYLPVNKSVDLELNSRDVIHSFWVPAFLQKRDMIPGKTNYIRFTPTKEGTYDGKCAELCGEYHSEMLFRVKVVSESEFQAHMNQLRQDGNTGLLGEEYDRNPNLNVTK; encoded by the coding sequence GTGAGTTCGCAGAACCGAACCGGCAGCCGACGCAAAACGATCACTACGATCACTGGCTTGGCAACTGCCGGCGCGTTGGTTTTGACTGGATGTTCGCCAGAGGTAGAGAAGGGGTGGCTGCCCACCGAGCGTGGCACCACCAATCACACTGACCGCATCATGGACCTCTGGGTCAACTCATGGATTGCCGCCCTCGTGGTGGGCATCATCACGTGGGGCCTGATCGTCTGGTGCCTCGTGGCCTACCGCCGCCGCAAGGGCACCGTGGGTTTCCCGCGGCAGACCAGCTTCAACCTGCCCCTTGAGGTCTTCTACCTGACGATCCCGCTCTTCATGGTCCTGGTGTTTTTCTACTTCACCGATCGTGACCAGCAGGCGATCGATGACCGCTCGCAGCCGGCCGACGTCGTAGTGGACGTCCGCGGCAAGCAGTGGGCATGGGACTTCAACTACAAAAAGGGCGACGTCATCACCGAGGACGTCCACGAAGCCGGCGTCCAGGCGCACCTGACGGGTGAGGAAGTGGACAAGGAGAAGCTCCCCACGCTGTACCTGCCCGTCAACAAGTCCGTTGACCTGGAACTGAACTCGCGCGACGTCATCCACTCCTTCTGGGTTCCTGCATTCCTGCAGAAGAGGGACATGATCCCGGGTAAGACCAACTACATCCGGTTCACCCCCACCAAAGAGGGCACCTACGACGGCAAGTGCGCCGAGCTCTGCGGTGAGTACCACTCCGAAATGCTGTTCCGCGTCAAGGTTGTTTCCGAGTCCGAATTCCAGGCTCACATGAACCAGCTGCGCCAGGACGGCAACACGGGCCTGCTCGGCGAAGAGTATGACCGCAACCCGAACCTGAACGTTACGAAGTAA
- a CDS encoding quinone-dependent dihydroorotate dehydrogenase, producing the protein MRVYPTFFRLAFSWMDAERAHKIGFKGIRLVHSVGAGRLLERFTAPPASLQTNALGLTFPSPFGLAAGFDKEGHGIEALTELGFGHVEVGTITGQAQPGNEQPRLFRLIEDRAVINRMGFNNDGASAVAPRLKSARAALQRRHAKVRPVIGVNIGKTKIVELEDAVEDYLISARGLAPAADYLVVNVSSPNTPGLRLLQNVETLRPLLKAVGEEADKSAGRHVPLLVKIAPDLTDEDIDDVARLAMDLGLDGIIATNTTISRDGLDSAADKVEACGAGGLSGAPLKSRSLEVLRRLKSVTQDRLALISVGGVETATDVQDRLDAGATLVQGYTAFLYEGPFWAARINRELARNR; encoded by the coding sequence ATGCGCGTATACCCCACATTTTTCAGGCTGGCCTTTTCATGGATGGACGCCGAACGCGCCCACAAGATCGGTTTCAAGGGAATCCGGCTGGTCCATTCCGTGGGAGCGGGACGGTTGCTGGAACGGTTTACGGCACCGCCGGCATCCCTGCAGACGAACGCGCTCGGCCTGACCTTTCCGTCGCCGTTCGGACTGGCCGCCGGCTTCGACAAGGAGGGCCACGGAATCGAGGCCCTGACGGAGCTTGGATTCGGCCACGTCGAGGTGGGTACCATTACCGGCCAGGCCCAGCCCGGCAACGAACAGCCGCGGCTGTTCCGGCTGATTGAGGACCGGGCCGTCATCAACCGGATGGGATTCAACAACGACGGGGCCTCTGCCGTAGCTCCGCGGCTGAAGTCCGCCCGGGCTGCGCTGCAACGGCGCCATGCCAAGGTGCGGCCCGTGATCGGCGTCAACATCGGCAAGACCAAGATCGTGGAGCTCGAGGACGCTGTGGAGGACTACCTCATCAGTGCCCGCGGCCTCGCCCCGGCGGCGGACTACCTCGTGGTGAACGTCAGCTCGCCGAACACGCCGGGGCTCCGGCTTCTGCAGAACGTGGAGACGCTCCGGCCGCTGCTGAAGGCAGTGGGGGAGGAGGCGGACAAGTCCGCAGGCCGGCATGTCCCGCTGTTGGTCAAGATCGCCCCTGACCTCACCGACGAGGACATCGACGACGTCGCCCGGCTGGCGATGGACCTGGGCCTGGACGGCATCATTGCCACGAACACCACCATCAGCCGGGATGGGCTCGATTCTGCAGCGGACAAGGTGGAGGCCTGCGGTGCCGGCGGTCTGTCCGGTGCTCCGCTGAAAAGCCGTTCGCTGGAGGTGCTGCGCCGGCTGAAGTCGGTCACCCAGGACCGGCTGGCGCTGATTTCCGTGGGCGGCGTGGAGACCGCCACGGACGTCCAGGACCGGCTGGACGCAGGCGCCACCCTGGTCCAGGGCTACACCGCCTTCCTGTATGAGGGGCCGTTCTGGGCTGCCCGGATCAACAGGGAACTGGCCAGGAACCGCTAG
- a CDS encoding dipeptidase yields MTSYPAATPQEYGDSVAGVDTDALRAAVEADFDATVAQLKDLVAIPGIAWPSFDPAPLDASAEAVADLVRAAGIEDVRILRCDKADGTPGGPAVVARREAAPGQPTILLYAHHDVQPPGDPALWASEPFTAVERNGRLYGRGAADDKAGIMAHVAAYGAVTRVLGDEFGLGVTLFFEGEEEAGSPTFRTFLEAHRELLRADVIVVADSSNWKVGVPALTTSLRGLVDGTIEVQVLDHAVHSGMFGGAVLDAPTLLSRLIATLHDDQGSVAIKGLVSRNETGVDLTEEEYRADASVLDGVQLAGTGTIASRLWTKPALSIIGFDAPAVSVASNTLLPRARAKFSLRLAPGQDPAEAMEAVRRHVETHAPFGARVTFTPGESGNAFQTDTGSSAAGLAMWALGEAWGVPAVEMGIGGSIPFISDLTELYPEVQILVTGVEDPDSRAHSANESLHLGDFRNAVVAEALLLARLNAEGLG; encoded by the coding sequence ATGACTTCATACCCCGCGGCGACCCCGCAAGAGTACGGCGACTCCGTGGCCGGCGTCGACACCGACGCCCTGCGGGCCGCCGTTGAGGCGGACTTCGACGCCACCGTTGCACAGCTGAAGGACCTGGTGGCCATCCCCGGCATCGCCTGGCCCAGCTTTGACCCCGCCCCGCTGGACGCCAGTGCCGAGGCCGTCGCCGACCTGGTGCGCGCGGCGGGCATTGAAGACGTCCGGATCCTGCGGTGCGACAAGGCGGACGGTACCCCCGGCGGGCCTGCCGTGGTGGCACGCCGCGAGGCCGCGCCCGGCCAGCCGACCATTCTTCTCTACGCCCACCACGACGTCCAGCCGCCCGGTGATCCGGCACTGTGGGCGTCCGAGCCGTTTACCGCCGTCGAACGCAACGGGCGCCTCTACGGGCGTGGCGCGGCCGACGACAAGGCCGGGATCATGGCCCACGTCGCCGCCTACGGCGCCGTGACCCGCGTGCTCGGCGATGAATTCGGGCTTGGCGTGACGCTGTTCTTCGAGGGGGAGGAAGAAGCCGGTTCGCCGACCTTCAGGACGTTCCTGGAAGCCCACCGCGAACTGCTCCGTGCCGACGTCATTGTGGTGGCCGACTCCAGCAACTGGAAGGTGGGCGTGCCGGCGCTCACCACGAGCCTGCGCGGGCTGGTCGACGGAACCATCGAGGTGCAGGTCCTTGACCATGCCGTGCATTCGGGAATGTTTGGCGGTGCCGTGCTGGACGCCCCTACGCTGCTCTCACGCCTCATCGCGACGCTGCACGACGACCAGGGAAGCGTGGCCATTAAGGGTCTGGTGAGCCGGAATGAAACCGGCGTGGATTTGACCGAAGAGGAGTATCGGGCGGACGCTTCAGTGCTCGACGGCGTCCAGCTGGCCGGCACGGGAACCATCGCGTCCCGGCTGTGGACCAAGCCGGCCCTGTCGATCATCGGCTTCGACGCGCCGGCCGTCAGCGTTGCCTCCAACACCCTGCTGCCCCGCGCCCGGGCCAAGTTCAGCCTGCGGCTGGCCCCCGGACAGGACCCGGCGGAAGCCATGGAAGCCGTGCGCCGGCACGTGGAAACCCACGCACCGTTCGGCGCCAGGGTGACCTTCACGCCGGGGGAGAGCGGCAACGCCTTCCAGACGGACACAGGTTCGTCGGCTGCCGGCCTCGCTATGTGGGCGCTCGGCGAAGCCTGGGGCGTTCCGGCCGTGGAAATGGGGATCGGCGGTTCGATACCGTTCATCAGTGACCTGACCGAGCTGTACCCCGAGGTCCAGATCCTGGTGACGGGCGTGGAGGACCCTGATTCGCGAGCCCATTCAGCCAACGAGTCATTGCACCTTGGGGACTTCCGCAACGCGGTGGTCGCCGAGGCCCTGCTTCTGGCGCGGCTGAACGCGGAAGGCCTCGGCTAA
- a CDS encoding DUF3043 domain-containing protein: MFGRKKEAPAAQDVVDQQAAEAAALAGKGAPTPKRKAQEAARKRPLVPEDRKASKEAERAAAQEQRLKVRQALDTGDERFLPIRDKGPQKRYARDYVDARFSLGEYLMFGALVFVIISLVVPSNSDMMIYVLGGFWVMFLAVFVDVFILSRKLRKRLAEKFGVVERGTVWYGSMRSLQFRKLRLPKPLVRRGQYPS; the protein is encoded by the coding sequence GTGTTCGGACGTAAAAAGGAAGCGCCAGCGGCGCAGGATGTAGTTGACCAGCAGGCTGCCGAGGCAGCCGCACTAGCGGGCAAAGGCGCGCCCACGCCCAAGCGCAAAGCACAGGAAGCGGCCCGCAAGCGCCCCCTCGTGCCGGAGGACCGGAAGGCCTCCAAGGAAGCGGAGCGTGCTGCCGCCCAGGAGCAGCGCCTGAAGGTGCGCCAGGCACTGGATACCGGCGACGAGAGGTTCCTGCCGATCCGCGACAAGGGCCCGCAGAAGCGGTATGCCCGGGATTACGTGGACGCCCGCTTCAGCCTGGGCGAGTACCTCATGTTCGGCGCCCTGGTGTTCGTCATCATCTCCCTCGTCGTGCCGTCCAACAGCGACATGATGATTTATGTGCTGGGCGGCTTCTGGGTAATGTTCCTGGCAGTATTCGTGGACGTGTTCATCCTGTCCCGCAAGCTCCGCAAGCGCCTCGCCGAAAAGTTCGGCGTAGTTGAGCGCGGCACCGTCTGGTACGGCTCCATGCGTTCGCTGCAGTTCCGGAAGCTTCGCCTGCCCAAGCCCCTGGTCCGCCGCGGGCAGTACCCGTCCTGA
- a CDS encoding HPr family phosphocarrier protein produces MPVRKAIVSAAVGLHARPAAVFVRAVTETGLPVTIRKEGIDAVDARSLLEVMTADFNCGCEVELAVKESALPTGRSLGEAEAALSGLVELLASQRAS; encoded by the coding sequence TTGCCCGTTCGTAAGGCAATAGTTTCTGCGGCCGTCGGCCTACACGCCAGGCCGGCAGCTGTGTTTGTCCGTGCGGTCACGGAGACAGGGTTACCCGTGACCATCCGCAAGGAAGGTATTGACGCCGTGGACGCCCGCTCCCTGCTGGAGGTCATGACTGCCGACTTCAACTGCGGCTGCGAAGTCGAACTGGCGGTCAAGGAATCAGCCCTGCCAACGGGCAGGAGCCTGGGAGAAGCCGAGGCTGCACTCTCGGGTCTCGTCGAGCTGCTGGCGTCGCAGAGAGCCAGCTGA
- the ctaD gene encoding aa3-type cytochrome oxidase subunit I yields the protein MATYTQTPGILEAPVVPKSKGRIVVNWITSTDHKTIGYMYLIASFVFFCFGGVMALLIRAELFEPGMQILQTKEQYNQLFTMHGTVMLLMFATPLFAGFANVIMPLQIGAPDVAFPRLNALAFWFFLFGSTIAVSGFITPQGAASFGWFAYAPLSNTTFSPGVGGDLWVFGLALSGFGTILGAVNFITTIICMRAPGMTMWRMPIFTWNTLVTAILVLMAFPPLAAALFALGADRRFGAHIFDPENGGAVLWQHLFWFFGHPEVYIIALPFFGIVSEIFPVFSRKPIFGYKGLVYATIAIAALSVTVWAHHMYVTGSVLLPFFSFMTMLIAVPTGVKFFNWIGTMWRGSITFETPMLWSIGFLITFLFGGLTGIILASPPLDFHVSDSYFVVAHFHYVVFGTVVFAMFAGFYFWWPKWTGKMLNERLGKIHFWLLFLGFHGTFLIQHWLGVEGMPRRYADYLVEDNFTWMNQFSTIASFVLGASLIPFFWNVYITARSAEKVQVDDPWGFGASLEWATSCPPPRHNFTSLPRIRSERPALDLHHPELSQSHTVESPAPAASVLGNADQKDTAQ from the coding sequence GTGGCTACTTACACCCAGACCCCCGGGATCCTTGAGGCTCCCGTAGTTCCCAAATCCAAGGGGCGCATCGTCGTCAACTGGATCACCTCCACGGACCACAAGACCATCGGGTACATGTACCTGATCGCGTCCTTCGTGTTCTTCTGCTTCGGCGGAGTGATGGCACTGCTCATCCGCGCCGAGCTCTTCGAACCCGGCATGCAGATCCTGCAGACCAAGGAACAGTACAACCAGCTGTTCACCATGCACGGCACGGTCATGCTGCTCATGTTCGCCACCCCGCTCTTTGCCGGCTTTGCGAACGTGATCATGCCCCTCCAGATCGGTGCGCCCGACGTCGCCTTCCCGCGACTGAATGCGCTGGCCTTCTGGTTCTTCCTGTTCGGCTCCACCATCGCCGTTTCCGGTTTCATCACCCCGCAGGGTGCTGCGTCCTTCGGCTGGTTCGCCTACGCACCGCTCTCCAACACCACCTTCAGCCCCGGCGTCGGCGGTGACCTTTGGGTCTTCGGCCTGGCACTGTCCGGCTTCGGCACCATTCTGGGTGCGGTCAACTTCATCACCACCATCATCTGCATGCGTGCCCCCGGCATGACCATGTGGCGCATGCCGATCTTCACCTGGAACACCCTCGTCACGGCCATCCTGGTCCTGATGGCGTTCCCGCCGCTGGCCGCAGCACTCTTCGCCCTCGGTGCGGACCGCCGCTTCGGTGCCCACATCTTCGACCCGGAGAACGGCGGCGCCGTTCTGTGGCAGCACCTGTTCTGGTTCTTCGGCCACCCCGAGGTGTACATCATCGCCCTGCCGTTCTTCGGCATCGTGTCTGAGATCTTCCCGGTCTTCAGCCGCAAGCCGATCTTCGGCTACAAGGGCCTGGTCTACGCGACCATTGCCATCGCGGCCCTGTCCGTGACCGTGTGGGCGCACCACATGTACGTCACCGGCTCCGTGCTGCTGCCGTTCTTCTCCTTCATGACCATGCTGATCGCGGTGCCGACCGGCGTGAAGTTCTTCAACTGGATCGGCACCATGTGGCGCGGTTCCATCACCTTTGAGACCCCCATGCTGTGGAGCATCGGCTTCCTCATCACGTTCCTCTTCGGCGGCCTGACCGGCATCATCCTGGCCTCTCCGCCGCTGGACTTCCATGTCTCCGACTCCTACTTCGTGGTGGCACACTTCCACTACGTGGTCTTCGGCACCGTGGTGTTCGCGATGTTCGCCGGCTTCTACTTCTGGTGGCCGAAGTGGACGGGCAAGATGCTCAACGAACGCCTCGGCAAGATCCACTTCTGGCTCCTGTTCCTGGGCTTCCACGGCACCTTCCTGATCCAGCACTGGCTCGGCGTTGAGGGCATGCCCCGCCGCTACGCCGACTACCTGGTGGAGGACAACTTCACCTGGATGAACCAGTTCTCCACCATTGCCTCGTTCGTTCTGGGTGCGTCCCTGATCCCGTTCTTCTGGAACGTGTACATCACCGCACGCAGCGCCGAAAAGGTTCAGGTCGACGATCCCTGGGGCTTCGGTGCCTCGCTGGAGTGGGCCACGTCCTGCCCGCCGCCGCGGCACAACTTCACGTCCCTGCCGCGCATCCGCTCGGAGCGTCCGGCGCTGGACCTGCACCACCCTGAGCTCTCCCAGTCACACACCGTTGAGTCGCCGGCACCTGCAGCAAGCGTGCTCGGTAACGCCGATCAGAAGGACACCGCGCAATGA
- a CDS encoding HesB/IscA family protein, giving the protein MSTTTNENSTESTGTASDELASHEVQLTDVAAGKVRSLLEQEGRTDLRLRVAVQPGGCSGLIYQLYFDERLLEGDAVRDYDGVEVVVDKMSVPYLSGASIDFEDTISKQGFTIDNPNAGGSCACGDSFH; this is encoded by the coding sequence ATGAGCACTACGACCAATGAAAACAGCACCGAATCCACCGGCACTGCCAGTGACGAACTGGCGAGCCACGAGGTTCAGCTGACGGACGTTGCAGCAGGCAAGGTCCGCAGCCTCCTGGAGCAGGAAGGCCGGACCGATCTTCGCCTCCGCGTGGCCGTGCAGCCGGGCGGCTGCTCCGGCCTCATCTACCAGCTGTACTTCGACGAGCGCCTCCTCGAAGGTGACGCGGTACGCGACTACGACGGTGTCGAGGTCGTCGTCGACAAGATGAGCGTGCCGTACCTCAGCGGTGCCAGCATCGACTTTGAAGACACCATCTCAAAGCAGGGCTTCACCATCGACAACCCGAATGCGGGCGGCTCATGCGCCTGCGGTGATTCGTTCCACTAA
- a CDS encoding cytochrome c oxidase subunit 4, with product MRIESWIFGAGVFFFVPISIIYGFLTNWSEWVGTLGILLVGGLAGMIGAYLGFTGKRVGMRPEDRADAEIHEGAGEQGHFSPWSWWPLVLGLSCAAGFLGLAVGFWIVFIAGGMALVALVGWVYEYSRGDHAH from the coding sequence ATGAGAATCGAGTCATGGATTTTTGGAGCAGGAGTTTTCTTCTTCGTTCCGATTTCCATCATCTACGGCTTCCTCACCAACTGGTCTGAGTGGGTCGGCACCCTGGGCATCCTCCTGGTGGGTGGCCTGGCGGGCATGATCGGTGCCTACCTGGGCTTCACCGGCAAGCGCGTGGGCATGCGTCCCGAGGACCGTGCAGACGCGGAAATCCACGAAGGCGCCGGCGAACAGGGCCATTTCAGCCCCTGGAGCTGGTGGCCGCTGGTCCTGGGCCTGTCCTGCGCAGCAGGATTCCTCGGCCTGGCTGTAGGTTTCTGGATCGTCTTCATCGCCGGTGGTATGGCGCTGGTGGCCCTCGTGGGCTGGGTCTACGAGTACAGCCGCGGCGACCACGCACACTAA